In one Bombyx mori chromosome 22, ASM3026992v2 genomic region, the following are encoded:
- the LOC101744480 gene encoding larval cuticle protein 16/17, with the protein MKMYCTMNVPFLFVLVVCIVQSLTEGQPLDGAHGNDIIYNEFVNENIDKGEYSYRFKTIDETEKDETAYFNEDGDLVVVGYYSYVDPEGKIHYVPYRADKTGFHIEKISSGSFNLPNAIVASLLGG; encoded by the exons ATGAAAATGTATTGCAcg ATGAACGTGCCTTTTCTGTTTGTTCTTGTAGTTTGTATTGTCCAAAGCTTAACTGAAGGACAACCCTTAGACGGTGCCCAtggaaatgatataatttataatgaatTCGTAAATGAAAACATCGACAAAGGAGAATACAGCTATCG ttttaaaacaatAGACGAAACCGAGAAAGACGAGACCGCATATTTCAACGAAGATGGCGATTTGGTTGTCGTTGGATATTATTCATACGTTGATCCAGAAGGGAAAATACATTATGTACCGTATAGAGCTGACAAAACTGGCTTTCATATCGAA AAAATATCCAGCGGATCTTTTAATTTGCCTAACGCAATAGTTGCATCACTCCTCGGTGggtaa